The proteins below are encoded in one region of Podarcis raffonei isolate rPodRaf1 chromosome 8, rPodRaf1.pri, whole genome shotgun sequence:
- the MED18 gene encoding mediator of RNA polymerase II transcription subunit 18: protein MEAPPVTMMPVTGGTINMMEYLLQGSVLDQSLESLLHRLRGLCDNMEPETFLDHEMVFLLKGQQASPFVLRTRRSMDKAGTPWHLRYLGQPEMGDKNRHALVRNCVDIATSENLTDFLVEMGFRMDHEFVAKGHVFRKGIMKIVVYKIFRILIPGNTDNIEPLSLSYLVELSIVAPAGQDVVSDDMRSFAEQLKPLVHLEKIDPKRLM from the exons ATGGAGGCCCCTCCCGTCACCATGATGCCTGTCACTGGAGGCACTATTAACATGATGGAATATTTACTTCAAG GGAGTGTTTTGGATCAAAGCCTGGAGAGCCTCCTTCATCGACTCCGTGGCCTATGTGATAACATGGAACCTGAGACCTTTCTGGATCATGAGATGGTGTTCCTGCTCAAGGGGCAGCAGGCCAGCCCATTTGTTCTCCGCACTCGGCGCTCAATGGACAAAGCAGGCACTCCCTGGCACTTGCGGTACCTTGGGCAGCCCGAAATGGGCGACAAAAACCGCCATGCCTTGGTACGCAACTGTGTTGATATTGCCACATCTGAGAATTTGACAGACTTCCTGGTGGAGATGGGCTTCCGCATGGACCATGAGTTTGTTGCCAAGGGGCACGTGTTCCGCAAGGGCATTATGAAGATTGTGGTGTACAAGATCTTCCGCATCCTGATTCCAGGAAACACTGATAACATTGAGCCGTTGTCCCTCTCTTATCTTGTGGAGCTCAGCATTGTAGCACCAGCAGGACAAGACGTGGTTTCTGATGACATGAGGAGTTTTGCTGAGCAGCTAAAGCCTTTAGTTCACCTAGAGAAAATTGATCCTAAAAGACTGATGTGA